A genomic stretch from Arachis stenosperma cultivar V10309 chromosome 3, arast.V10309.gnm1.PFL2, whole genome shotgun sequence includes:
- the LOC130969953 gene encoding pectinesterase/pectinesterase inhibitor PPE8B-like: MALASRKMPLLRTPTSSFTITSSVLFFLVAVAFLGGADGGAYFAGSECLKVTPSEFVVSVRDVVDVMQGIMSILAEFDNGGFGDDFRVSNAVSDCVDLLDLSSDELDWSVSATQNPQGKHNSTGNLSSDLRTWLSATLANPETCMDGFEGTNSMVKGLVSTGLVQMISLVQNLLTQVDPVPDHSFSTKQGKFPAWVKPRDRKKLLEANNNGVGVFADAVVAADGTGNYTKIMDAVKDAPNYSMSRYVIYIKKGVYNENVEIKKKKWNLMIIGDGMNNTVITGNRSFVDGWTTFRSATFAVSGRGFIARDVAFQNTAGPAKHQAVALRSDSDLSVYYRCGIFGYQDSLYAHTMRQFYRECKITGTVDFIFGDATAIFQNCQILAKKGLPDQKNTITAHGRKEPTEPTGFSIQFSNITADSDLVPLINTTHTYLGRPWKPYSRTIVMQSFISDVLRPEGWLEWSGNVSLDTLYYAEYMNHGPGSGLSNRVKWPGYHVMNDSSQASNFTVTQFIEGNLWLPSTGVVFTAGLGV, translated from the exons ATGGCTCTTGCTTCAAGAAAAATGCCATTACTTCGTACACCTACTTCTTCTTTCACTATCACATCTTCTGTGTTATTCTTTCTGGTGGCGGTGGCGTTTCTTGGTGGTGCTGATGGCGGTGCATATTTCGCTGGATCAGAGTGTCTCAAAGTGACTCCTTCTGAATTTGTTGTGTCAGTGAGAGATGTGGTTGATGTGATGCAAGGGATTATGTCCATTCTAGCTGAGTTCGACAATGGCGGATTCGGTGATGATTTTCGTGTCTCTAATGCCGTTTCTGACTGTGTCGATTTGCTTGACTTGTCCTCTGATGAGCTTGATTGGTCTGTTTCCGCCACTCAGAACCCCCAAG gGAAGCATAACAGTACTGGGAACCTAAGCTCAGATTTAAGAACATGGCTAAGTGCAACACTGGCGAATCCAGAAACATGCATGGACGGATTCGAAGGCACTAATAGCATGGTTAAGGGTCTAGTTTCCACTGGCTTAGTCCAAATGATCTCACTGGTTCAGAACCTACTAACCCAAGTGGACCCGGTTCCGGATCACTCCTTCTCCAcaaaacaagggaagttccctGCATGGGTGAAACCAAGGGATAGGAAGAAGCTTCTGGAAGCGAACAACAACGGCGTGGGCGTGTTCGCCGACGCGGTGGTGGCCGCCGATGGCACTGGGAATTACACAAAGATAATGGATGCTGTGAAAGATGCACCTAATTATAGTATGAGTCGGTATGTGATATACATAAAGAAGGGTGTTTATAATGAGAATGTTGAGattaagaagaagaagtggaaTCTTATGATTATTGGAGATGGGATGAATAACACCGTTATTACCGGTAACCGCAGTTTTGTTGATGGTTGGACCACTTTCCGGTCAGCCACTTTTG CTGTGAGTGGTAGAGGATTCATAGCAAGAGACGTCGCTTTCCAGAACACAGCAGGGCCGGCGAAGCACCAAGCAGTGGCGCTAAGATCCGACTCGGACCTTAGCGTTTACTACCGATGTGGTATCTTTGGTTACCAAGACAGCCTCTACGCCCACACAATGCGTCAATTTTACAGAGAATGCAAAATCACTGGCACCGTTGACTTCATCTTTGGCGATGCGACTGCGATTTTCCAGAACTGCCAAATCCTCGCTAAAAAAGGCCTACCGGATCAAAAGAACACCATTACGGCGCACGGCCGGAAAGAACCGACCGAGCCAACCGGTTTCTCAATACAATTTTCCAATATAACAGCAGACTCCGACCTTGTGCCATTGATCAACACTACTCACACGTACCTTGGTAGACCATGGAAGCCATATTCAAGGACAATTGTGATGCAATCTTTCATTAGTGATGTGCTGAGGCCGGAAGGGTGGCTTGAGTGGAGTGGCAATGTTTCTTTGGACACTTTGTATTATGCCGAGTACATGAATCATGGGCCCGGATCTGGGCTTTCTAACCGCGTGAAATGGCCCGGGTACCATGTCATGAATGATTCTAGCCAGGCTAGTAACTTCACTGTCACACAATTTATTGAGGGAAATCTTTGGTTACCTTCAACGGGTGTGGTGTTCACTGCTGGCTTAGGAGTTTAA